The following are encoded in a window of Brettanomyces bruxellensis chromosome 9, complete sequence genomic DNA:
- a CDS encoding uncharacterized protein (BUSCO:EOG09260TPT): MGSSSKRDRGRSSGKNGHAVNHKRDKLYNSRIIRNELNDPAFTNPDGRNHKIITLNNMANKLDVPTLVKSREFEIQSLEKSQLKSKYASSTRVFQSLPRELRRRTASHNVKRVPKRMRPRALKEMGLSNRTLARETKGVSTSGKPLHKSHPRGRELYRLRRKQKLLKYAAKHKLSGQVLHGEIINIKKMDMRGKLKMIKQEIQKIESERKLQEDEIMQEKHSDESTMLVYDISATKKAKNLVNNLAGSYDNTGVNAKASIHRIGALKYATRQAKFKWLPTHIWHAKRAKMIKRWGWQIPYEPTMKCFRKTSRSYRFKGCLAWDTSYINTFILNCSRNSNESVKVVEKILLDLSDGAINETSTYLSGKRLWEGFIHLGSEPVSPGSIHVIFSDKLLQVVIRVHPSTYNDVYDRLNRAIAGNDNIDLHDAKYAVGSIKVTGPKALEALQSIFHNRKESSGKAYELWRSLANLHDVNTIPKGSMFAFMVEDPRMWNKPVIAHTSLEENADDILNLILKVKQNGGIDQEALQCLLSIDGRNSSYKNQQTLKQLGKRRKPEISGEPIPRTNQDPMFPVVIWKDNDNSFNVILPWFWTMPVWYQLVHVPHLMMAGTRQLDQIDYERGQLSFSDLAFTRNGYTESRIRMEENTKRWNRKPKSKRIQYDSLQLGNETGELLSPFGCDWRSLQVLRFALQKVPKDADNSKIVPSEFDKFLSRIIMTNFDAIESVKDIQKHDKSILLTGKRPYTKIPMKLVAAKESATLTSSFEFTSKGIPQLPVKALSFECTTRGNLTDGARIYIIPQDHVKQWVLFGDSTIKNIKGGNMSSSNLQVPGSEYLIGLVTSATFNLSKGYGTGVGYVDASALTTCSKYILIRNIGSDVCRVCKWKFINVL; the protein is encoded by the coding sequence ATGGGTTCGTCTTCTAAGAGGGATCGTGGAAGATCTTCAGGCAAAAATGGACATGCTGTCAATCACAAACGAGATAAGCTTTATAACTCTAGGATAATTCGAAATGAGCTTAATGATCCCGCATTCACAAATCCGGATGGCAGAAATCATAAGATTATCACGTTAAACAACATGGCAAATAAATTGGATGTTCCAACGTTGGTTAAATCACGGGAATTCGAAATTCAATCTCTCGAAAAATCACAGCTAAAGTCGAAATATGCTTCCTCTACCAGAGTGTTTCAAAGTTTACCGAGAGAACTTCGAAGAAGAACCGCAAGTCATAATGTTAAGCGTGTTCCAAAGCGAATGCGACCACGTGCACTTAAAGAAATGGGGCTATCGAATCGTACTCTTGCCAGGGAAACGAAAGGTGTTTCAACAAGTGGTAAACCTCTTCATAAATCGCATCCCCGGGGAAGAGAGCTTTACAGattaagaagaaagcaaaaattaCTCAAATACGCTGCGAAGCACAAACTTTCCGGCCAGGTTCTTCATGGTGAAATTATCaacatcaagaaaatggatATGAGGgggaaattgaaaatgattaagcaggaaattcaaaagatcGAGTCTGAAAGGAAATTGCAAGAGGATGAAATAATGCAGGAAAAACATTCAGATGAAAGTACAATGTTGGTGTACGATATTAGTGCTACAAAGAAGGCCAAGAATCTGGTGAACAATCTTGCTGGATCTTATGATAATACTGGAGTTAATGCTAAAGCTTCTATCCACAGAATCGGTGCACTTAAATATGCAACCCGTCAAGCAAAATTTAAGTGGCTTCCTACTCATATATGGCATGCAAAGCGTGCAAAAATGATCAAAAGATGGGGCTGGCAAATTCCGTATGAACCCACAATGAAATGTTTTCGGAAAACTAGCCGTAGTTATAGGTTTAAGGGCTGTTTAGCTTGGGATACTTCTTACATTAATACTTTTATCTTGAACTGTTCTAGGAATAGTAATGAATCGGTGAAGGTTGTGGAAAAGATCTTACTGGATCTTTCTGACGGTGCTATAAATGAAACGTCAACTTACTTATCTGGTAAACGGCTATGGGAAGGATTCATACATTTGGGATCAGAACCGGTTTCACCTGGTTCTATTCACGTAATATTTTCAGATAAATTACTTCAGGTGGTAATTCGCGTGCATCCTTCCACTTATAATGATGTTTATGACCGACTAAATCGAGCTATTGCCGGTAACGATAATATCGATCTACATGATGCGAAATATGCCGTGGGGTCTATTAAAGTAACTGGCCCAAAGGCATTGGAAGCGTTACAGTCTATTTTTCATAACAGAAAAGAGTCTTCCGGGAAAGCTTATGAACTTTGGAGATCTTTGGCTAACTTGCATGATGTTAATACTATACCGAAAGGATCAATGTTTGCTTTCATGGTGGAGGACCCCAGAATGTGGAATAAGCCTGTTATTGCGCACACAtcacttgaagaaaatgcagacgatattttaaatttaattttaaaggTGAAGCAGAATGGAGGTATTGACCAAGAAGCCTTGCAATGTTTGCTTTCTATAGATGGTCGTAATTCAAGTTACAAAAACCAGCAGACATTGAAACAGTTGGGAAAGAGGAGAAAGCCAGAGATATCAGGAGAACCTATACCAAGAACAAATCAGGATCCAATGTTTCCTGTGGTAATTTGGAAAGATAACGATAATTCATTTAATGTAATTCTTCCTTGGTTTTGGACGATGCCAGTTTGGTATCAGCTTGTACACGTTCCTCATTTAATGATGGCTGGTACAAGACAGCTGGACCAAATAGATTATGAAAGAGGACAATTAAGTTTCAGTGATCTTGCTTTCACGCGCAATGGATACACTGAAAGTCGGATTAGAATGGAAGAGAACACAAAAAGATGGAATAGAAAGCCTAAGAGCAAGCGTATACAATACGATAGTTTGCAATTGGGTAACGAGACAGGGGAACTGTTGTCACCATTTGGTTGTGACTGGAGATCTTTGCAAGTTTTACGGTTTGCTTTACAGAAAGTGCCGAAGGATGCCGATAATTCGAAGATTGTGCCATCTGAGTTCGACAAGTTCCTTTCCCGTATAATAATGACAAATTTCGATGCTATTGAATCCGTGAAGGACATTCAAAAGCACGATAAGAGCATACTTTTGACAGGGAAACGACCATATACTAAAATTCCTATGAAACTTGTTGCAGCCAAAGAGTCGGCCACTCTTACATCTAGTTTTGAATTCACCTCCAAAGGTATACCACAATTACCAGTAAAGGCTTTGAGCTTCGAATGTACAACTCGTGGAAATCTAACGGATGGTGCGAGAATTTATATCATACCACAGGATCACGTTAAACAGTGGGTGCTATTTGGGGATTCGACTATCAAGAATATTAAGGGTGGCAATATGTCTTCAAGCAATCTTCAAGTCCCAGGCAGTGAATATCTAATTGGACTTGTTACCAGTGCGACGTTTAATCTCTCGAAAGGGTATGGTACAGGTGTTGGTTATGTTGATGCATCTGCCTTGACTACATGCAGTAAATACATCCTAATTAGAAACATTGGCTCAGACGTTTGTCGTGTTTGCAAGTGGAAGTTCATAAACGTTTTATAG
- a CDS encoding uncharacterized protein (BUSCO:EOG092631IR), with product MDGGDLYNKEAQTPVRRNKHASRISSGIYHPVRPASVLSMSSPPPSNLSRLRPRSSMADIGKRYGSISRFTVPRTPSRLSSRSVAKSSLRGQPQSTIRSVSGSTASLIASPSFKTPRFERRLSSSLSNSSSCESSSQGDSGTTSTDSPSGGAGSSGSSFGTKRSTNIYTGHISVSVRPRPLNEKDGPNSWIINPEASCVYNKEVGEFFYDHVFEPTVSNTAVYLQTVQPIVKKCLQGFNGTVFAYGMTGSGKTYSMQGVRGQTGVISLCVHEIFEYFHSTTRRGALNKVSCSYLEIYNEKLYDLLDPEGTFQLERQSTSVLRRRPATSMANPSSRKRHISSSKSELRICDDPTFGIKVVGLTEVEAPDADSLLRIIRSGDSMRRTGGTNYNARSSRSHAIVIIHLSTQNAPGMPKTASTLCLCDLAGSEKASSKLERRTEGSYINKSLLALGTVISKLSKGSSSHIPYRDSKLTRILQPSLSGSSLISILCTIHLSSQTFPETVNTLRFASRAKNIAYRVHRTEHSENKYDEKYVETLIKENEKLTKEIHTLKEKKSTKGHIWPDAISSTGIVSRKYDERTAELVAENKMLSEQLEHQKRLNEESQMEHVVDNNESLQELVRVQVHYDVTDESYNKAITNLDNFGKHCMTKMEEMKSYIMHLEQKLRDLELKDALKEIKTGPSAAEITALDNVEEITELKRMLKSKDMVIKALKTANSMREIFDSSDSNDENKALTSDYLKPIDNIVKSV from the coding sequence ATGGATGGAGGTGATTTGTATAATAAGGAGGCACAGACCCCAGTGCGAAGAAATAAGCACGCTTCTAGGATAAGTTCAGGGATCTATCACCCTGTAAGACCTGCATCTGTTCTTTCAATGTCATCACCACCGCCTTCAAACTTAAGCCGATTGAGGCCGCGATCATCGATGGCTGATATAGGCAAGCGATATGGATCTATTTCCAGGTTTACTGTTCCACGAACACCATCAAGACTTAGTAGTAGATCTGTGGCCAAGTCTTCTTTAAGAGGTCAACCACAATCTACCATTAGATCTGTCAGTGGATCAACGGCTTCGTTGATTGCTTCACCTTCGTTCAAGACTCCACGTTTTGAAAGAAGACTTTCGAGCTCTTTGAGCAACTCTTCTTCGTGTGAGTCATCCTCCCAGGGAGATTCTGGAACAACTAGTACAGATTCACCAAGTGGTGGTGCTGGTAGTAGTGGCAGTTCGTTTGGAACAAAGAGGTCCACAAACATTTACACTGGTCACATAAGTGTTTCAGTGAGGCCCCGACCCCTAAACGAGAAAGATGGCCCAAACTCTTGGATTATAAACCCAGAAGCCAGTTGTGTGTATAACAAAGAGGTCGGTGAGTTTTTTTATGATCATGTTTTTGAACCTACGGTTAGCAACACCGCCGTTTACCTGCAAACTGTGCAGCCAATTGTGAAAAAATGCCTACAGGGTTTCAACGGAACAGTCTTTGCTTACGGAATGACCGGATCCGGTAAAACGTACTCCATGCAAGGAGTAAGGGGTCAGACTGGTGTAATTTCATTGTGCGTCCACGAAATATTCGAATACTTTCACTCCACCACAAGAAGAGGCGCTTTGAATAAAGTCAGCTGCTCATACCTTGAAATATATAATGAGAAGTTGTACGATTTACTTGATCCCGAAGGAACTTTTCAATTGGAAAGGCAGTCCACATCTGTTTTGAGAAGACGGCCTGCTACATCAATGGCAAATCCATCATCTCGTAAGCGGCATATTTCCTCTAGCAAATCAGAGTTACGGATATGTGACGATCCAACTTTTGGAATCAAGGTTGTCGGATTAACTGAGGTTGAAGCTCCAGATGCAGACTCTCTTTTGAGAATTATTCGAAGTGGAGATTCTATGCGTAGAACTGGTGGTACAAATTATAATGCACGATCATCGCGTTCTCATGCCATAGTTATTATTCATTTAAGCACTCAAAACGCACCTGGGATGCCAAAAACTGCATCCACGCTTTGCCTATGTGATCTAGCAGGTTCAGAAAAGGCGTCCTCTAAGTTAGAGAGAAGAACAGAAGGCTCATACATCAATAAGTCTCTTCTAGCTCTTGGAACGGTGATTTCTAAATTGTCAAAAGGTTCTTCATCGCATATACCGTATAGGGACTCAAAACTTACGAGAATATTACAGCCTTCATTAAGTGGAAGCTCATTGATTTCCATTCTTTGCACAATTCATCTATCATCGCAAACATTTCCGGAAACCGTTAATACGCTTAGATTCGCATCAAGAGCGAAAAACATTGCATATAGAGTCCACAGAACAGAGCATTCGGAAAACAAGTATGATGAGAAGTATGTGGAAACCCTAATAaaggagaatgaaaaattaacaaaagaaattcaTACActcaaggaaaagaaatctaCAAAAGGGCATATATGGCCTGATGCAATTAGTTCCACAGGTATTGTATCACGAAAGTATGATGAAAGAACTGCCGAGTTGGTGGCAGAAAATAAGATGTTGAGTGAGCAGCTGGAACATCAAAAGAGATTGAATGAGGAGTCCCAAATGGAGCATGTAGTTGATAATAATGAGAGTCTGCAGGAGTTAGTTCGTGTTCAAGTTCATTATGATGTTACAGATGAATCATATAATAAGGCAATAACGAATTTGGATAACTTCGGCAAACATTGTATGACCAAGATGGAAGAGATGAAATCATACATTATGCATCTTGAGCAAAAATTGAGAGATCTTGAACTCAAGGACGCCTTAAAGGAAATTAAAACTGGACCCAGTGCTGCAGAAATAACTGCTTTGGACAATGTGGAAGAAATTACAGAACTAAAGAGAATGCTAAAGAGTAAGGACATGGTAATAAAAGCTTTGAAAACAGCCAATAGCATGAGAGAGATATTTGACAGTTCAGACTCTAacgatgaaaataaagctttAACGAGTGACTATCTCAAGCcaattgataatattgtGAAATCGGTCTAG